In Bradyrhizobium sp. G127, one genomic interval encodes:
- the recF gene encoding DNA replication/repair protein RecF, with protein MTVSRILRLSLTHFRNYRAASVDTRGDVVVLVGPNGAGKTNCLEAISFLSPGRGLRRATLDDVADIQGDGSWAVSAEVEGALGLATLGTGIDAPASEGASSSRRARIDREPVTSAAAFGDHLRMVWLTPAMDGLFMGAASERRRFFDRLVLAIDSEHASRVSALDRSLRSRNRLLEDRNFDAHWCDAIERETAELAVAVAAQRGQTLQRLSTMLAARGSKSAFPSALIALDGWMENALLNEPATAVEDRYRDMLRDSRAKDAAAGRTLNGPHLTDLQVIYAPKNMPARDASTGEQKALLIGLILAHATLVAEMTGITPLLLLDEIVAHLDPNRRAALFDELATLGAQVWMTGADPVAFTDVAARADIFDVEAGTVKRRG; from the coding sequence ATGACCGTCTCCCGCATTCTGCGCCTCAGCCTCACGCATTTCCGCAACTACCGCGCGGCGAGTGTGGATACGCGTGGCGATGTCGTGGTGCTGGTCGGCCCCAACGGAGCCGGAAAGACCAACTGCCTCGAAGCGATTTCGTTTCTGTCCCCCGGGCGCGGACTGCGCCGCGCCACGCTGGACGACGTTGCCGACATCCAGGGCGACGGCTCGTGGGCAGTCTCGGCCGAAGTGGAAGGCGCGCTCGGCCTTGCCACGCTCGGCACCGGCATCGACGCGCCGGCGTCCGAAGGCGCGTCGTCAAGCCGCCGCGCGCGGATCGACCGCGAGCCGGTCACCTCCGCCGCCGCCTTCGGCGATCATCTGCGCATGGTGTGGCTGACTCCGGCGATGGACGGCCTGTTTATGGGTGCAGCGTCGGAACGCCGCCGTTTCTTCGATCGCCTCGTGCTCGCCATCGATTCTGAGCATGCCAGCCGCGTTTCTGCACTGGACCGCTCGCTGCGCTCCAGAAACCGCCTGCTGGAAGACCGCAACTTCGACGCCCACTGGTGCGACGCCATCGAGCGCGAGACGGCAGAACTGGCCGTCGCCGTCGCCGCACAGCGGGGCCAGACCTTGCAGCGATTGAGTACGATGCTCGCCGCGCGCGGCAGCAAATCGGCTTTTCCGTCCGCGCTGATCGCGCTCGACGGCTGGATGGAGAACGCGCTGCTTAATGAACCCGCCACCGCCGTCGAGGACCGTTACCGCGACATGCTGCGCGACAGCCGCGCGAAAGACGCCGCCGCAGGGCGCACGCTGAACGGGCCGCACCTGACAGACTTGCAGGTGATCTACGCCCCGAAGAACATGCCGGCGCGCGATGCCTCCACCGGCGAGCAGAAGGCGCTGCTGATCGGCCTCATATTGGCTCACGCCACCCTTGTGGCCGAAATGACCGGCATCACGCCGCTGCTGCTGCTTGACGAAATCGTCGCCCATCTCGACCCCAATCGCCGCGCGGCGCTGTTCGATGAACTCGCAACCCTCGGCGCGCAGGTCTGGATGACCGGCGCGGACCCGGTGGCATTCACCGACGTCGCCGCGCGCGCGGACATTTTCGATGTCGAGGCGGGAACGGTGAAGCGGCGGGGGTGA
- the dnaN gene encoding DNA polymerase III subunit beta, producing the protein MKVTVERAQLLKSLSHVHRVVERRNTIPILGNVLIRAEKSRLSLKATDLDLEVTETLAAEAGTGGSTTVPAHMFYDIVRKLPDGSQIVLEGDGDRSVLAIRAGRSRFTLQTLPESDFPDLAAGDMTHSFTLAAADMKRLIDRTQFAISTEETRYYLNGIYLHAAGSAKEATLRAVATDGHRLAQVDLPLPKSAAGMPGVIVPRKTVGEVQRLIEDNEAEIKIELSQGKIRFTIGDVVLTSKLIDGTFPDYGRVIPQNNDKELIVDKKDFEAAVDRVSTISSERGRAVKLALSPGKLVLSVTNPDSGSATEELEVEYASDPLDIGFNSRYLLDIAAQIEGEVAVLRLADPGSPTLVQDKDSKGALYVLMPMRV; encoded by the coding sequence ATGAAGGTTACCGTCGAGCGGGCGCAACTCCTGAAATCGCTGAGCCACGTTCACCGCGTGGTGGAACGCCGCAACACGATCCCGATCCTGGGCAACGTGCTGATCCGCGCCGAGAAATCGCGCCTCAGCCTGAAGGCCACCGACCTCGATCTCGAAGTCACCGAAACGCTCGCGGCCGAAGCCGGCACTGGCGGCTCCACCACGGTGCCGGCGCACATGTTCTACGACATCGTGCGCAAGCTGCCGGACGGTTCGCAGATCGTACTGGAAGGCGACGGTGACAGATCAGTTCTTGCGATCCGCGCCGGCCGCTCGCGCTTCACGCTGCAGACGCTGCCCGAGAGCGACTTCCCCGATCTCGCCGCCGGCGACATGACGCATTCGTTCACGCTGGCCGCGGCCGACATGAAGCGGCTGATCGACCGCACGCAGTTCGCGATCTCCACCGAAGAGACGCGCTATTATCTTAACGGCATCTATCTCCACGCAGCGGGCAGCGCCAAGGAGGCGACGCTGCGCGCGGTCGCCACCGACGGCCACCGCCTCGCGCAGGTCGATCTGCCGCTGCCGAAGAGCGCCGCGGGCATGCCGGGCGTCATCGTGCCACGCAAGACGGTCGGCGAAGTGCAGCGCCTGATCGAGGACAACGAGGCCGAGATCAAGATCGAACTGTCGCAGGGCAAGATCCGCTTCACCATCGGCGACGTGGTGCTGACCTCGAAGCTGATCGACGGCACTTTCCCCGATTACGGCCGCGTCATTCCGCAGAACAACGACAAGGAACTGATCGTTGACAAGAAGGATTTCGAGGCCGCTGTTGATCGCGTCTCGACGATTTCATCCGAGCGCGGCCGCGCCGTGAAGCTCGCGCTCTCCCCCGGCAAGCTGGTGCTGTCGGTGACCAATCCGGATTCGGGAAGTGCGACGGAAGAACTCGAAGTCGAATACGCCTCCGATCCGCTCGATATCGGCTTCAACTCGCGCTATCTGCTCGACATCGCGGCGCAGATCGAAGGCGAGGTCGCGGTGTTGCGTCTGGCCGATCCCGGTTCGCCGACGCTGGTGCAGGACAAGGATTCCAAGGGCGCGCTCTACGTCCTGATGCCGATGCGGGTGTAG
- the dnaA gene encoding chromosomal replication initiator protein DnaA — protein sequence MADTERDQWARFKDRLRTNVGEDFYTSWFARMDLERIHDDCVHMTVPTKFLKSWIQTHYTDRVLACWQAEAPGVTRVELTVRTAMRCAAPMKDAKSPQDLRRPEQTGNRPAPELRNTATAPVSASHDALGGSPLDPRLTFATFVMGRSNTLAHAAARQVAEGRRGDSVMFNPLYIHAGVGLGKTHLLQAVTWAGNSGTERKVLYLTAEKFMYGFVAALKSQTALAFKEALRGIDVLVIDDLQFLQGKSTQSEFCHTLNALIDAGRQVVIAADRPPSDLESLDDRVRSRLAGGLVVEMGSLGEELRLEILKSRVSAAKAHHATFDVPMPVLEYLARTITHNGRDLEGAINRLLAHSKLNATTVTLEMAEREVRDLVRPMEPKRVKIEDIQRVVARQYNVSRSDLLSSRRTANVVRPRQVAMYLAKTLTLRSLPEIGRRFGGRDHTTVLHAVRKIEALVAKDISLSDEVELLKRQLQE from the coding sequence CTGGCAGACACCGAGCGCGACCAGTGGGCGCGATTCAAGGACCGGCTTCGCACCAATGTCGGCGAGGATTTCTATACGAGCTGGTTCGCGCGCATGGACCTCGAGCGCATCCATGACGATTGCGTGCACATGACGGTGCCGACCAAATTCCTCAAGAGCTGGATTCAAACCCACTACACCGACCGCGTTCTGGCCTGCTGGCAGGCGGAAGCGCCCGGCGTCACCCGCGTTGAACTGACGGTGCGCACCGCGATGCGATGCGCCGCTCCGATGAAGGACGCAAAGTCGCCGCAGGACCTGCGCCGTCCGGAGCAGACCGGCAATCGCCCCGCGCCCGAACTGCGCAACACCGCAACGGCGCCCGTCTCGGCCAGCCACGACGCGCTCGGCGGCTCGCCGCTCGATCCGCGCCTGACCTTTGCGACCTTTGTCATGGGCCGCTCCAACACGCTGGCGCACGCCGCGGCCCGTCAGGTGGCCGAGGGCCGCCGCGGCGACAGCGTGATGTTCAACCCGCTCTACATTCACGCCGGTGTGGGTCTGGGCAAAACTCATCTGCTGCAGGCGGTGACGTGGGCCGGAAATTCCGGCACCGAACGCAAGGTGCTGTATCTGACCGCCGAAAAATTCATGTACGGCTTCGTCGCCGCGCTGAAATCGCAGACGGCGCTGGCCTTCAAGGAAGCGCTGCGCGGCATCGACGTATTGGTGATCGACGACCTGCAGTTCCTGCAGGGCAAATCGACCCAGTCGGAATTCTGTCACACCCTGAACGCGCTGATCGACGCCGGCCGTCAAGTCGTGATCGCCGCCGACCGGCCGCCGTCCGATCTGGAAAGCCTCGATGACCGGGTGCGCTCGCGCTTGGCCGGTGGCCTTGTGGTCGAAATGGGATCGCTCGGCGAGGAGCTGCGGCTGGAAATCCTGAAGTCGCGCGTCTCCGCCGCGAAGGCGCATCACGCCACCTTCGACGTGCCGATGCCGGTGCTGGAATATCTTGCCAGGACCATCACCCATAACGGCCGCGACCTCGAAGGCGCGATCAACCGTCTCCTCGCTCACAGCAAGCTCAACGCCACCACCGTGACGCTGGAAATGGCCGAGCGCGAGGTGCGCGATCTGGTGCGGCCGATGGAGCCGAAGCGGGTCAAGATCGAGGACATCCAGCGCGTGGTGGCCCGGCAGTACAATGTCAGCCGCTCGGACCTCTTGTCCTCGCGCCGCACCGCCAATGTGGTCCGCCCGCGTCAGGTCGCGATGTATCTGGCCAAGACGCTGACGCTGCGCTCGCTCCCCGAGATCGGACGCCGGTTCGGCGGCCGCGACCACACCACGGTGCTGCATGCCGTCCGCAAGATCGAGGCGCTGGTCGCCAAGGACATTTCGCTGTCCGACGAGGTAGAACTCCTGAAGCGCCAGCTTCAGGAGTGA
- the rpsT gene encoding 30S ribosomal protein S20, whose product MANTTSAKKATRKIARRTVINKSRRTQMRGSVRTVEDAIKNGDRTAALEAMKRAEPELMQAAQRNIIHKNNASRKVSRLTHQIAKLAK is encoded by the coding sequence ATGGCCAATACAACCTCTGCCAAGAAGGCGACTCGCAAGATTGCCCGTCGCACCGTGATCAACAAGTCGCGCCGTACCCAGATGCGCGGCTCGGTTCGCACCGTTGAGGACGCCATCAAGAACGGCGACCGCACCGCCGCCCTCGAGGCGATGAAGCGCGCGGAACCGGAACTGATGCAGGCAGCGCAGCGCAACATCATTCACAAGAACAACGCGAGCCGGAAGGTGTCGCGCCTCACGCACCAGATCGCGAAGCTCGCCAAGTAA
- the msrA gene encoding peptide-methionine (S)-S-oxide reductase MsrA encodes MFFSRKSLEVPSAADALPGRATALPTAKTHFVNGHALKGPYPAGLETAIFGLGCFWGAERKFWEMEGVYVTAVGYAGGATPNPTYEETCSGRTGHTEAVLVVFDPQKVSYDALLKTFWESHDPTQGMRQGNDIGTQYRSAIYTTSDAQMKAALASKDAYNKALKDKRYGSITTEIAPAGPFYFAEDYHQQYLAKNPAGYCGLGGTGVSCPIGVGVSA; translated from the coding sequence ATGTTCTTCTCCCGCAAATCCCTTGAAGTGCCGAGTGCTGCGGATGCCCTGCCGGGCCGCGCGACGGCGCTTCCCACCGCGAAGACCCATTTCGTCAACGGCCATGCGCTGAAGGGCCCGTATCCGGCCGGCCTCGAGACCGCGATTTTCGGCCTCGGCTGTTTCTGGGGCGCCGAGCGCAAGTTCTGGGAAATGGAGGGCGTCTATGTCACGGCGGTCGGCTATGCCGGCGGCGCGACCCCGAATCCGACCTATGAGGAGACCTGCTCGGGCCGCACCGGCCATACCGAAGCGGTGCTGGTGGTGTTCGATCCGCAGAAGGTCTCCTACGACGCGCTGCTCAAGACGTTCTGGGAAAGTCACGATCCCACCCAAGGCATGCGTCAGGGAAACGACATCGGCACGCAGTACCGCTCGGCGATCTACACCACCAGCGATGCGCAGATGAAGGCCGCGCTGGCGTCGAAGGATGCCTACAACAAGGCGTTGAAGGACAAGCGCTACGGATCGATCACCACGGAGATCGCCCCGGCCGGTCCGTTCTATTTCGCTGAGGATTATCACCAGCAGTATCTGGCGAAGAATCCCGCCGGCTATTGCGGTCTCGGCGGCACCGGCGTGTCGTGCCCGATCGGCGTGGGCGTGAGCGCGTAA
- a CDS encoding polysaccharide biosynthesis/export family protein, whose amino-acid sequence MRASRLSLIAVVFFALAVSGCMHTSPAATTGYAPVDEPYRLDAGDKLRVVVYGQDGLTNTYAVGASGAITMPLIGAVPARGLTPAELAASVTARLKKGYLREPYVAAEIDTYRPFFILGEVAAPGQYPYVPKLTVETAVAIAGGFTPRAERGAIKLTRVGEAGAAQAVVPPGTFLKPGDTIVVAERWF is encoded by the coding sequence ATGCGTGCGTCGCGGTTGTCGCTGATCGCTGTCGTTTTTTTTGCGCTGGCTGTTTCCGGCTGCATGCACACGTCTCCGGCGGCGACGACCGGCTACGCCCCCGTCGATGAGCCTTACCGGCTCGATGCGGGCGACAAGCTGCGTGTCGTGGTCTACGGCCAGGACGGTCTCACCAACACCTACGCCGTTGGCGCCAGCGGCGCGATCACCATGCCGCTGATCGGCGCGGTGCCCGCGCGCGGTCTGACGCCCGCCGAACTCGCTGCTTCCGTCACGGCGCGGCTGAAGAAGGGCTATCTGCGCGAGCCGTATGTGGCGGCGGAGATCGACACCTACCGTCCGTTCTTCATTCTCGGCGAAGTGGCGGCCCCCGGACAGTATCCCTACGTGCCGAAGCTGACGGTGGAAACCGCGGTGGCCATCGCCGGCGGCTTCACCCCGCGCGCGGAACGCGGCGCGATCAAGCTGACGCGGGTGGGCGAGGCCGGCGCCGCGCAGGCGGTCGTGCCGCCCGGCACCTTCCTCAAGCCCGGCGATACGATTGTCGTCGCCGAGCGGTGGTTCTAG
- a CDS encoding dienelactone hydrolase family protein, which yields MGKTVTLTASDGFRLGGYRADPASKPKGAVVVIQEIFGVNSHIRNICDRLANEGYVAIAPAIFDRIEPDFQSGYTPEEVAVARKFVAAPDWPAMRRDTQAAIDAAAGVGPVGIIGFCLGGSVAYVAATKLSGLSAAVGYYGGAVARFADDKPTVPTQLHFGEKDGGIPLSDIETIKAKRPEVEVFVYPGAQHGFGCDERTSYDKASSDLAWQHSLAFFGTHLK from the coding sequence ATGGGAAAGACCGTGACCTTGACTGCCTCAGACGGATTCAGGCTCGGCGGCTATCGCGCCGATCCCGCGTCAAAACCAAAGGGCGCGGTCGTGGTGATCCAGGAAATTTTCGGAGTCAATTCGCATATCCGCAACATCTGCGACCGGCTGGCGAACGAAGGCTATGTCGCCATCGCGCCCGCAATCTTCGACCGCATCGAGCCTGACTTCCAATCCGGCTACACGCCGGAGGAAGTGGCGGTGGCGCGCAAATTCGTCGCAGCACCGGACTGGCCGGCGATGCGGCGCGATACGCAGGCGGCGATCGATGCGGCGGCAGGTGTCGGCCCGGTCGGCATCATCGGCTTCTGTCTCGGCGGCAGCGTCGCCTATGTGGCAGCGACCAAACTTTCAGGCTTGAGCGCGGCGGTCGGCTACTATGGCGGCGCGGTGGCGCGCTTCGCCGACGACAAACCCACGGTGCCGACACAACTGCATTTCGGCGAGAAGGACGGCGGCATTCCGTTGAGCGATATCGAGACCATCAAGGCGAAGCGGCCGGAGGTGGAGGTGTTCGTCTATCCCGGCGCGCAGCACGGTTTCGGCTGCGACGAACGCACCAGTTACGACAAGGCGAGTTCTGATCTCGCCTGGCAGCACAGCCTTGCGTTCTTCGGGACGCACTTGAAGTAA
- a CDS encoding acyclic terpene utilization AtuA family protein produces the protein MSTLRIGAGSAWWGDRIEPAKLNAERGDLDYLCFETMAEATVSAAQVRKRRDPSFPGYDTYLDDRVTAVLPGCLKRGTRIISNQGWINPDGAAQRIVELLREHGAKGKKVAAVSGSLITDRIAALGGTILENGAPVSSIASEIISAEAYLGAEPIVEALRQGADIVVTGRVADPSLFLAPMMHEFGWRADDFAKLGAGSGLGHLLECGAQVTGGYFADPGFKDVPDPWDLAFPIAEVESDGSAVIAKVAGTGGAINAMTVKEQMLYEVHDPRNYITPDVVVDFTGAVLEEVGPDRMRVSAIGGKPRTPTLKVSMGCMEGFIGEDMFFYAGPGALRRAQLAKQILEERFRIVGLKADDLRIDFLGLNAIHGEATPDDAPEPYEVAVRVAARCKTREEAMKVGREIDGMAVSGVAMTGKRVPHQDRTREIIGVWSTLVPRETVAPVIAWYES, from the coding sequence TTGTCGACATTGCGGATAGGTGCGGGATCGGCGTGGTGGGGTGACCGCATCGAGCCGGCGAAACTCAACGCCGAGCGGGGCGACCTCGATTATCTCTGCTTCGAGACCATGGCGGAAGCGACCGTTTCGGCGGCGCAGGTGCGCAAGCGGCGCGATCCGTCGTTTCCCGGCTATGACACCTATCTCGACGACCGCGTGACAGCGGTGCTGCCGGGCTGCCTGAAACGCGGCACCAGGATCATCAGCAACCAGGGCTGGATCAATCCGGACGGCGCGGCGCAGCGCATCGTCGAACTGCTGCGGGAGCACGGCGCAAAAGGAAAGAAAGTCGCCGCGGTCTCCGGCAGCCTCATCACGGATCGGATTGCGGCGCTTGGCGGCACCATTCTTGAGAACGGCGCGCCGGTCTCCTCGATCGCGTCCGAGATCATTTCCGCCGAGGCCTATCTCGGCGCGGAGCCGATAGTCGAAGCGCTGCGTCAGGGCGCGGACATTGTGGTGACAGGCCGCGTCGCTGACCCGTCATTGTTTCTCGCGCCGATGATGCATGAATTCGGCTGGCGCGCGGACGACTTTGCAAAGCTCGGCGCGGGCAGCGGGCTTGGTCATTTGCTCGAATGCGGCGCGCAGGTCACCGGGGGCTATTTCGCCGATCCCGGCTTCAAGGACGTGCCGGACCCGTGGGATCTGGCGTTCCCCATCGCCGAGGTCGAGAGTGACGGCAGCGCGGTGATCGCCAAGGTCGCAGGCACCGGCGGCGCGATCAACGCCATGACGGTGAAAGAGCAGATGCTCTACGAGGTGCACGATCCGCGCAACTACATCACGCCGGATGTGGTGGTGGATTTCACCGGCGCGGTACTTGAAGAAGTCGGGCCTGATCGCATGCGCGTCAGCGCCATCGGCGGCAAGCCGCGCACGCCGACGCTGAAAGTCTCGATGGGCTGCATGGAAGGTTTTATCGGCGAAGACATGTTCTTCTATGCTGGTCCCGGCGCGCTGCGCCGCGCGCAACTCGCGAAGCAAATTCTCGAAGAGCGCTTCCGCATCGTCGGGCTTAAGGCCGACGACCTGCGCATCGATTTCCTCGGTCTCAACGCCATCCATGGCGAGGCGACACCGGACGATGCGCCGGAGCCCTATGAAGTCGCGGTGCGGGTCGCGGCCCGCTGCAAGACCCGCGAGGAAGCCATGAAGGTCGGCCGTGAGATCGACGGCATGGCGGTGTCCGGCGTCGCCATGACCGGCAAGCGCGTGCCACATCAGGACCGCACCCGCGAGATTATCGGCGTGTGGTCCACCCTGGTGCCGCGGGAGACCGTCGCCCCCGTCATCGCCTGGTACGAGAGCTGA
- a CDS encoding EamA family transporter — translation MTLAIETPQPRTVLNLALLLLLATLWGSAYTLIKVGVATIPPLTLIAGRTLIAGIILLVIVALRGIAMPRDPAVWRRFMIQTCLNSAIPFTLIAWATRYVDAGLATILGSNAPIFAFLLTLLFVRHERPTLRQSLGVAAGLAGICLVVGVNAFNGLGKDVLAQLALVLSAVAFGASALFGRNFNGLDPMVPAAGSLICGAILLTPFSLVIDQPWTLAPSTHSLLALLALAVFSTAIAFVIYFKLIQSLGSVGATAQAYLRVPIGVAVGAIFLGETLSPTVWIGLVCVIAGIAAMTIPQRTSSATLS, via the coding sequence ATGACTCTTGCAATCGAGACGCCGCAGCCACGCACCGTGCTGAACCTTGCGCTGCTGTTGCTGCTGGCGACGCTGTGGGGCTCGGCCTACACGCTGATCAAGGTCGGCGTGGCGACGATTCCTCCGCTGACGCTGATCGCGGGGCGCACGCTGATCGCGGGCATCATTCTGCTGGTGATCGTGGCCCTGCGCGGCATCGCCATGCCGCGCGATCCTGCGGTCTGGCGGCGGTTCATGATCCAGACCTGCCTCAACAGCGCGATCCCGTTCACGCTGATCGCGTGGGCCACCCGTTACGTCGATGCCGGGCTCGCCACCATTCTCGGCTCGAACGCGCCGATCTTCGCCTTCCTGCTGACGCTGCTGTTCGTCCGCCATGAGCGCCCAACGCTGCGCCAGTCGCTTGGCGTCGCCGCGGGGCTTGCCGGAATCTGTCTTGTCGTCGGCGTCAATGCATTCAACGGCCTTGGCAAGGATGTCCTGGCGCAGCTTGCGCTGGTTCTCTCCGCGGTCGCGTTCGGCGCGTCGGCGCTGTTCGGGCGCAACTTCAACGGCCTCGATCCGATGGTGCCGGCCGCCGGATCGCTGATCTGCGGTGCAATCCTGCTGACGCCGTTCAGTCTCGTGATCGATCAGCCGTGGACGCTCGCACCGTCAACGCATTCGCTTCTCGCCCTGCTGGCACTGGCGGTGTTCTCTACCGCGATTGCCTTCGTGATCTATTTCAAGCTGATCCAGTCGCTAGGCTCTGTTGGCGCAACGGCACAGGCCTATCTCCGCGTGCCGATCGGCGTCGCGGTGGGTGCGATATTTCTGGGCGAGACGCTGTCGCCGACGGTCTGGATCGGACTGGTCTGCGTGATTGCCGGCATCGCTGCGATGACGATTCCGCAACGCACCTCATCGGCCACGTTGTCCTGA
- a CDS encoding (2Fe-2S)-binding protein, producing the protein MPTLSINGRSMSVDAANDTPLLWVIREQLQMTGTKFGCGAGLCGACTVHVNGEAVRSCQTALGDVAGKKITTIEGLSAKGDHPLQKAWILEQVPQCGYCQSGQIMQAASLLAKNTNPTKDEVVAHMDGNLCRCMTYSRIQKAIMRAAADMRTASNAPADRRAT; encoded by the coding sequence ATGCCCACTCTCAGCATTAACGGGCGGAGCATGTCCGTCGACGCGGCCAACGATACGCCGCTGCTCTGGGTCATTCGCGAACAGTTACAGATGACCGGTACGAAATTCGGCTGCGGCGCGGGTCTTTGCGGCGCATGCACGGTTCACGTCAACGGCGAAGCCGTCCGCTCCTGCCAGACCGCGCTCGGCGACGTCGCCGGCAAGAAGATCACCACCATCGAAGGACTGAGCGCCAAGGGCGATCATCCGTTACAGAAGGCCTGGATACTCGAACAGGTGCCGCAATGCGGCTACTGCCAGTCCGGGCAGATCATGCAGGCGGCATCGCTGCTTGCGAAGAACACCAACCCGACCAAGGACGAAGTGGTCGCGCATATGGACGGCAACCTGTGCCGCTGCATGACCTATTCACGAATTCAGAAGGCAATCATGCGGGCCGCCGCCGATATGCGCACCGCCTCGAACGCGCCAGCGGATCGGAGAGCGACATGA